A genomic stretch from Acinonyx jubatus isolate Ajub_Pintada_27869175 chromosome E2, VMU_Ajub_asm_v1.0, whole genome shotgun sequence includes:
- the LOC106988343 gene encoding zinc finger protein 324A isoform X1, with translation MATAALTDRAQGLMAFEDVAVYFSQEEWELLDAAQRALYCHVMLENFALVSSLGLSASRPRVVLQLERGEEPWVLSGTVVTPARNAQRKPSPGPCHLAYDKVVPEAALPVTFQNGSLPAPTFTGTCERGKSSVGWQATSLSQEKKSTGVSVIYWERLLLGPGSGEANVSLRLTSPLRTPEDSPPREKALMNRPMPDKQPRPYGGQKPFGQDGSGRGCPKIPEFEASLTSGEREKGGTSLKPHGLPASQEPPTWDQLGKALHTGPSFLSGEKPFECRACTKVFLKSSDLLKHLRTHTGERPYECSQCGKAFSQTSHLTQHQRIHSGETPYACPACGKAFRHSSSLVRHQRIHTAEKSFRCSECGKAFSHGSNLSQHRKIHAGGRPYACAQCGRRFCRNSHLIQHERTHTGEKPYTCALCGAAFSQGSSLFKHQRVHTGEKPFACTQCGRAFSHSSNLTQHQLLHTGERPFRCGDCGKAFAKGAVLLSHRRIHTGEKPFVCAHCGRAFRERPALFHHQRIHTGEKPVRRPRRGAGLCPQARPSSGAPSEGTLGRVAGPTPTSGPPAVSKPADA, from the exons ATGGCGACCGCGGCGCTGACAGACCGGGCCCAG GGCCTGATGGCCTTTGAGGATGTGGCCGTGTACTTCTCCCAGGAGGAGTGGGAGCTCCTGGACGCAGCCCAGAGGGCCTTGTACTGCCATGTGATGTTAGAGAACTTCGCGCTTGTGTCCTCACTGG GACTCTCTGCCTCACGACCCCGGGTGGTCCTGCAGCTTGAGCGTGGCGAGGAGCCCTGGGTTCTCAGTGGGACAGTTGTGACACCAGCCAGGAATGCTCAGAGAAAGCCCAGCCCTG GTCCCTGTCATCTGGCATATGACAAGGTTGTTCCTGAAGCAGCTTTGCCAGTGACCTTCCAGAATGGCTCCCTTCCAGCACCTACCTTCACAGGCACCTGCGAACGTGGGAAAAGCTCAGTGGGTTGGCAGGCCACCTCCCTCTCTCAGGAGAAAAAGTCCACAGGTGTGTCGGTAATCTATTGGGAAAGGCTCCTGCTGGGTCCTGGCAGCGGGGAAGCCAATGTCAGTCTGCGGTTAACCTCTCCACTGAGGACTCCTGAGGATAGCCCGCCTCGGGAGAAAGCCCTCATGAACCGCCCCATGCCAGACAAGCAGCCGAGGCCATATGGGGGCCAGAAGCCATTTGGGCAGGATGGCTCTGGAAGAGGCTGCCCCAAAATTCCAGAATTTGAGGCTAGTCTCAcctctggggaaagagaaaagggtggAACTAGCCTCAAGCCTCATGGACTCCCTGCTAGCCAAGAACCCCCTACCTGGGATCAGCTGGGCAAGGCCCTCCACACAGGCCCCAGCTTCCTCTCCGGGGAGAAGCCCTTCGAATGCAGGGCGTGCACCAAAGTGTTTCTGAAGAGCTCCGACCTGCTCAAGCACCTGCGCACCCACACTGGAGAGCGGCCATACGAATGCTCTCAGTGTGGCAAGGCCTTCAGCCAGACATCACACCTGACGCAGCACCAGCGCATCCACAGCGGTGAGACACCCTATGCGTGCCCGGCCTGTGGCAAGGCCTTCAGGCATAGCTCCTCGCTGGTGCGGCACCAGCGCATACACACCGCTGAGAAGTCCTTCCGCTGCAGCGAGTGCGGCAAGGCCTTCAGCCACGGCTCCAACCTCAGCCAGCACCGCAAGATCCACGCAGGCGGGCGGCCCTACGCATGTGCTCAGTGTGGCCGCCGTTTCTGCCGCAACTCGCACCTGATCCAGCACGAGCGCACGCACACGGGTGAGAAGCCTTACACCTGTGCCCTTTGTGGTGCCGCCTTCAGCCAGGGTTCCTCCCTCTTCAAGCACCAGCGCGTGCACACGGGTGAGAAGCCCTTCGCCTGCACACAGTGTGGCCGCGCCTTCAGCCACAGCTCTAACCTCACGCAGCACCAGCTGCTGCACACTGGGGAGCGGCCCTTCCGCTGCGGGGACTGTGGCAAGGCTTTCGCCAAGGGCGCAGTGTTGCTCAGCCACCGACGCAtccacacgggcgagaagccctTTGTGTGCGCACACTGTGGCCGTGCCTTCCGCGAGCGCCCGGCCCTGTTCCACCACCAGAGGATCCACACGGGAGAGAAGCCCGTGCGGCGACCTCGGCGTGGGGCGGGCCTGTGCCCCCAAGCCAGGCCTTCTTCAGGAGCACCGTCAGAGGGCACGCTGGGCAGAGTAGCCGGGCCCACTCCCACCTCGGGCCCACCGGCAGTTTCGAAGCCTGCTGACGCCTGA
- the LOC106988343 gene encoding zinc finger protein 324A isoform X4 produces the protein MATAALTDRAQGLMAFEDVAVYFSQEEWELLDAAQRALYCHVMLENFALVSSLGLSASRPRVVLQLERGEEPWVLSGTVVTPARNAQRKPSPGEWGLRGCELGANQWPAALPVTFQNGSLPAPTFTGTCERGKSSVGWQATSLSQEKKSTGVSVIYWERLLLGPGSGEANVSLRLTSPLRTPEDSPPREKALMNRPMPDKQPRPYGGQKPFGQDGSGRGCPKIPEFEASLTSGEREKGGTSLKPHGLPASQEPPTWDQLGKALHTGPSFLSGEKPFECRACTKVFLKSSDLLKHLRTHTGERPYECSQCGKAFSQTSHLTQHQRIHSGETPYACPACGKAFRHSSSLVRHQRIHTAEKSFRCSECGKAFSHGSNLSQHRKIHAGGRPYACAQCGRRFCRNSHLIQHERTHTGEKPYTCALCGAAFSQGSSLFKHQRVHTGEKPFACTQCGRAFSHSSNLTQHQLLHTGERPFRCGDCGKAFAKGAVLLSHRRIHTGEKPFVCAHCGRAFRERPALFHHQRIHTGEKPVRRPRRGAGLCPQARPSSGAPSEGTLGRVAGPTPTSGPPAVSKPADA, from the exons ATGGCGACCGCGGCGCTGACAGACCGGGCCCAG GGCCTGATGGCCTTTGAGGATGTGGCCGTGTACTTCTCCCAGGAGGAGTGGGAGCTCCTGGACGCAGCCCAGAGGGCCTTGTACTGCCATGTGATGTTAGAGAACTTCGCGCTTGTGTCCTCACTGG GACTCTCTGCCTCACGACCCCGGGTGGTCCTGCAGCTTGAGCGTGGCGAGGAGCCCTGGGTTCTCAGTGGGACAGTTGTGACACCAGCCAGGAATGCTCAGAGAAAGCCCAGCCCTGGTGAGTGGGGGCTCAGAGGGTGTGAGCTTGGGGCTAACCAATGGCCAG CAGCTTTGCCAGTGACCTTCCAGAATGGCTCCCTTCCAGCACCTACCTTCACAGGCACCTGCGAACGTGGGAAAAGCTCAGTGGGTTGGCAGGCCACCTCCCTCTCTCAGGAGAAAAAGTCCACAGGTGTGTCGGTAATCTATTGGGAAAGGCTCCTGCTGGGTCCTGGCAGCGGGGAAGCCAATGTCAGTCTGCGGTTAACCTCTCCACTGAGGACTCCTGAGGATAGCCCGCCTCGGGAGAAAGCCCTCATGAACCGCCCCATGCCAGACAAGCAGCCGAGGCCATATGGGGGCCAGAAGCCATTTGGGCAGGATGGCTCTGGAAGAGGCTGCCCCAAAATTCCAGAATTTGAGGCTAGTCTCAcctctggggaaagagaaaagggtggAACTAGCCTCAAGCCTCATGGACTCCCTGCTAGCCAAGAACCCCCTACCTGGGATCAGCTGGGCAAGGCCCTCCACACAGGCCCCAGCTTCCTCTCCGGGGAGAAGCCCTTCGAATGCAGGGCGTGCACCAAAGTGTTTCTGAAGAGCTCCGACCTGCTCAAGCACCTGCGCACCCACACTGGAGAGCGGCCATACGAATGCTCTCAGTGTGGCAAGGCCTTCAGCCAGACATCACACCTGACGCAGCACCAGCGCATCCACAGCGGTGAGACACCCTATGCGTGCCCGGCCTGTGGCAAGGCCTTCAGGCATAGCTCCTCGCTGGTGCGGCACCAGCGCATACACACCGCTGAGAAGTCCTTCCGCTGCAGCGAGTGCGGCAAGGCCTTCAGCCACGGCTCCAACCTCAGCCAGCACCGCAAGATCCACGCAGGCGGGCGGCCCTACGCATGTGCTCAGTGTGGCCGCCGTTTCTGCCGCAACTCGCACCTGATCCAGCACGAGCGCACGCACACGGGTGAGAAGCCTTACACCTGTGCCCTTTGTGGTGCCGCCTTCAGCCAGGGTTCCTCCCTCTTCAAGCACCAGCGCGTGCACACGGGTGAGAAGCCCTTCGCCTGCACACAGTGTGGCCGCGCCTTCAGCCACAGCTCTAACCTCACGCAGCACCAGCTGCTGCACACTGGGGAGCGGCCCTTCCGCTGCGGGGACTGTGGCAAGGCTTTCGCCAAGGGCGCAGTGTTGCTCAGCCACCGACGCAtccacacgggcgagaagccctTTGTGTGCGCACACTGTGGCCGTGCCTTCCGCGAGCGCCCGGCCCTGTTCCACCACCAGAGGATCCACACGGGAGAGAAGCCCGTGCGGCGACCTCGGCGTGGGGCGGGCCTGTGCCCCCAAGCCAGGCCTTCTTCAGGAGCACCGTCAGAGGGCACGCTGGGCAGAGTAGCCGGGCCCACTCCCACCTCGGGCCCACCGGCAGTTTCGAAGCCTGCTGACGCCTGA
- the LOC106988343 gene encoding zinc finger protein 324A isoform X2: MSQGLMAFEDVAVYFSQEEWELLDAAQRALYCHVMLENFALVSSLGLSASRPRVVLQLERGEEPWVLSGTVVTPARNAQRKPSPGPCHLAYDKVVPEAALPVTFQNGSLPAPTFTGTCERGKSSVGWQATSLSQEKKSTGVSVIYWERLLLGPGSGEANVSLRLTSPLRTPEDSPPREKALMNRPMPDKQPRPYGGQKPFGQDGSGRGCPKIPEFEASLTSGEREKGGTSLKPHGLPASQEPPTWDQLGKALHTGPSFLSGEKPFECRACTKVFLKSSDLLKHLRTHTGERPYECSQCGKAFSQTSHLTQHQRIHSGETPYACPACGKAFRHSSSLVRHQRIHTAEKSFRCSECGKAFSHGSNLSQHRKIHAGGRPYACAQCGRRFCRNSHLIQHERTHTGEKPYTCALCGAAFSQGSSLFKHQRVHTGEKPFACTQCGRAFSHSSNLTQHQLLHTGERPFRCGDCGKAFAKGAVLLSHRRIHTGEKPFVCAHCGRAFRERPALFHHQRIHTGEKPVRRPRRGAGLCPQARPSSGAPSEGTLGRVAGPTPTSGPPAVSKPADA, translated from the exons ATGTCTCAG GGCCTGATGGCCTTTGAGGATGTGGCCGTGTACTTCTCCCAGGAGGAGTGGGAGCTCCTGGACGCAGCCCAGAGGGCCTTGTACTGCCATGTGATGTTAGAGAACTTCGCGCTTGTGTCCTCACTGG GACTCTCTGCCTCACGACCCCGGGTGGTCCTGCAGCTTGAGCGTGGCGAGGAGCCCTGGGTTCTCAGTGGGACAGTTGTGACACCAGCCAGGAATGCTCAGAGAAAGCCCAGCCCTG GTCCCTGTCATCTGGCATATGACAAGGTTGTTCCTGAAGCAGCTTTGCCAGTGACCTTCCAGAATGGCTCCCTTCCAGCACCTACCTTCACAGGCACCTGCGAACGTGGGAAAAGCTCAGTGGGTTGGCAGGCCACCTCCCTCTCTCAGGAGAAAAAGTCCACAGGTGTGTCGGTAATCTATTGGGAAAGGCTCCTGCTGGGTCCTGGCAGCGGGGAAGCCAATGTCAGTCTGCGGTTAACCTCTCCACTGAGGACTCCTGAGGATAGCCCGCCTCGGGAGAAAGCCCTCATGAACCGCCCCATGCCAGACAAGCAGCCGAGGCCATATGGGGGCCAGAAGCCATTTGGGCAGGATGGCTCTGGAAGAGGCTGCCCCAAAATTCCAGAATTTGAGGCTAGTCTCAcctctggggaaagagaaaagggtggAACTAGCCTCAAGCCTCATGGACTCCCTGCTAGCCAAGAACCCCCTACCTGGGATCAGCTGGGCAAGGCCCTCCACACAGGCCCCAGCTTCCTCTCCGGGGAGAAGCCCTTCGAATGCAGGGCGTGCACCAAAGTGTTTCTGAAGAGCTCCGACCTGCTCAAGCACCTGCGCACCCACACTGGAGAGCGGCCATACGAATGCTCTCAGTGTGGCAAGGCCTTCAGCCAGACATCACACCTGACGCAGCACCAGCGCATCCACAGCGGTGAGACACCCTATGCGTGCCCGGCCTGTGGCAAGGCCTTCAGGCATAGCTCCTCGCTGGTGCGGCACCAGCGCATACACACCGCTGAGAAGTCCTTCCGCTGCAGCGAGTGCGGCAAGGCCTTCAGCCACGGCTCCAACCTCAGCCAGCACCGCAAGATCCACGCAGGCGGGCGGCCCTACGCATGTGCTCAGTGTGGCCGCCGTTTCTGCCGCAACTCGCACCTGATCCAGCACGAGCGCACGCACACGGGTGAGAAGCCTTACACCTGTGCCCTTTGTGGTGCCGCCTTCAGCCAGGGTTCCTCCCTCTTCAAGCACCAGCGCGTGCACACGGGTGAGAAGCCCTTCGCCTGCACACAGTGTGGCCGCGCCTTCAGCCACAGCTCTAACCTCACGCAGCACCAGCTGCTGCACACTGGGGAGCGGCCCTTCCGCTGCGGGGACTGTGGCAAGGCTTTCGCCAAGGGCGCAGTGTTGCTCAGCCACCGACGCAtccacacgggcgagaagccctTTGTGTGCGCACACTGTGGCCGTGCCTTCCGCGAGCGCCCGGCCCTGTTCCACCACCAGAGGATCCACACGGGAGAGAAGCCCGTGCGGCGACCTCGGCGTGGGGCGGGCCTGTGCCCCCAAGCCAGGCCTTCTTCAGGAGCACCGTCAGAGGGCACGCTGGGCAGAGTAGCCGGGCCCACTCCCACCTCGGGCCCACCGGCAGTTTCGAAGCCTGCTGACGCCTGA
- the LOC106988343 gene encoding zinc finger protein 324A isoform X3, with translation MAFEDVAVYFSQEEWELLDAAQRALYCHVMLENFALVSSLGLSASRPRVVLQLERGEEPWVLSGTVVTPARNAQRKPSPGPCHLAYDKVVPEAALPVTFQNGSLPAPTFTGTCERGKSSVGWQATSLSQEKKSTGVSVIYWERLLLGPGSGEANVSLRLTSPLRTPEDSPPREKALMNRPMPDKQPRPYGGQKPFGQDGSGRGCPKIPEFEASLTSGEREKGGTSLKPHGLPASQEPPTWDQLGKALHTGPSFLSGEKPFECRACTKVFLKSSDLLKHLRTHTGERPYECSQCGKAFSQTSHLTQHQRIHSGETPYACPACGKAFRHSSSLVRHQRIHTAEKSFRCSECGKAFSHGSNLSQHRKIHAGGRPYACAQCGRRFCRNSHLIQHERTHTGEKPYTCALCGAAFSQGSSLFKHQRVHTGEKPFACTQCGRAFSHSSNLTQHQLLHTGERPFRCGDCGKAFAKGAVLLSHRRIHTGEKPFVCAHCGRAFRERPALFHHQRIHTGEKPVRRPRRGAGLCPQARPSSGAPSEGTLGRVAGPTPTSGPPAVSKPADA, from the exons ATGGCCTTTGAGGATGTGGCCGTGTACTTCTCCCAGGAGGAGTGGGAGCTCCTGGACGCAGCCCAGAGGGCCTTGTACTGCCATGTGATGTTAGAGAACTTCGCGCTTGTGTCCTCACTGG GACTCTCTGCCTCACGACCCCGGGTGGTCCTGCAGCTTGAGCGTGGCGAGGAGCCCTGGGTTCTCAGTGGGACAGTTGTGACACCAGCCAGGAATGCTCAGAGAAAGCCCAGCCCTG GTCCCTGTCATCTGGCATATGACAAGGTTGTTCCTGAAGCAGCTTTGCCAGTGACCTTCCAGAATGGCTCCCTTCCAGCACCTACCTTCACAGGCACCTGCGAACGTGGGAAAAGCTCAGTGGGTTGGCAGGCCACCTCCCTCTCTCAGGAGAAAAAGTCCACAGGTGTGTCGGTAATCTATTGGGAAAGGCTCCTGCTGGGTCCTGGCAGCGGGGAAGCCAATGTCAGTCTGCGGTTAACCTCTCCACTGAGGACTCCTGAGGATAGCCCGCCTCGGGAGAAAGCCCTCATGAACCGCCCCATGCCAGACAAGCAGCCGAGGCCATATGGGGGCCAGAAGCCATTTGGGCAGGATGGCTCTGGAAGAGGCTGCCCCAAAATTCCAGAATTTGAGGCTAGTCTCAcctctggggaaagagaaaagggtggAACTAGCCTCAAGCCTCATGGACTCCCTGCTAGCCAAGAACCCCCTACCTGGGATCAGCTGGGCAAGGCCCTCCACACAGGCCCCAGCTTCCTCTCCGGGGAGAAGCCCTTCGAATGCAGGGCGTGCACCAAAGTGTTTCTGAAGAGCTCCGACCTGCTCAAGCACCTGCGCACCCACACTGGAGAGCGGCCATACGAATGCTCTCAGTGTGGCAAGGCCTTCAGCCAGACATCACACCTGACGCAGCACCAGCGCATCCACAGCGGTGAGACACCCTATGCGTGCCCGGCCTGTGGCAAGGCCTTCAGGCATAGCTCCTCGCTGGTGCGGCACCAGCGCATACACACCGCTGAGAAGTCCTTCCGCTGCAGCGAGTGCGGCAAGGCCTTCAGCCACGGCTCCAACCTCAGCCAGCACCGCAAGATCCACGCAGGCGGGCGGCCCTACGCATGTGCTCAGTGTGGCCGCCGTTTCTGCCGCAACTCGCACCTGATCCAGCACGAGCGCACGCACACGGGTGAGAAGCCTTACACCTGTGCCCTTTGTGGTGCCGCCTTCAGCCAGGGTTCCTCCCTCTTCAAGCACCAGCGCGTGCACACGGGTGAGAAGCCCTTCGCCTGCACACAGTGTGGCCGCGCCTTCAGCCACAGCTCTAACCTCACGCAGCACCAGCTGCTGCACACTGGGGAGCGGCCCTTCCGCTGCGGGGACTGTGGCAAGGCTTTCGCCAAGGGCGCAGTGTTGCTCAGCCACCGACGCAtccacacgggcgagaagccctTTGTGTGCGCACACTGTGGCCGTGCCTTCCGCGAGCGCCCGGCCCTGTTCCACCACCAGAGGATCCACACGGGAGAGAAGCCCGTGCGGCGACCTCGGCGTGGGGCGGGCCTGTGCCCCCAAGCCAGGCCTTCTTCAGGAGCACCGTCAGAGGGCACGCTGGGCAGAGTAGCCGGGCCCACTCCCACCTCGGGCCCACCGGCAGTTTCGAAGCCTGCTGACGCCTGA